The following coding sequences lie in one Aspergillus puulaauensis MK2 DNA, chromosome 3, nearly complete sequence genomic window:
- a CDS encoding uncharacterized protein (COG:S;~EggNog:ENOG410QEAN;~InterPro:IPR032710) encodes MSSTACNSPQARMGWSLPAVLTPTAPTTTLNQSSSEVDSIITVIEGFVSALNAKNSIEFEKYCVRAGGMSLWPPAPAMPRFCTIGAFVEHIAKLEDEIDEQIWNPEVKLYEAGNLAAVWAPFRAKINGAVNHVGIELFILHKLNGKWKVTGLADSCRLPTEEEKILLL; translated from the coding sequence ATGTCAAGTACTGCCTGCAATTCTCCCCAGGCGAGGATGGGTTGGTCACTACCCGCTGTCTTGACTCCCACCGCGCCGACGACAACCCTCAACCAGTCTTCCTCTGAAGTTGACTCTATAATCACAGTTATAGAAGGGTTTGTATCCGCCCTGAACGCCAAAAACTCCATCGAGTTCGAGAAATACTGCGTGCGTGCTGGAGGGATGTCATTATGGCCGCCTGCTCCTGCAATGCCTAGATTCTGTACGATCGGTGCCTTCGTGGAGCATATCGCGAAACTTGAAGACGAGATCGACGAGCAGATTTGGAACCCCGAAGTCAAGTTATACGAGGCGGGGAATCTTGCGGCAGTATGGGCACCTTTTCGGGCAAAGATTAATGGTGCCGTAAACCACGTGGGCATCGAGCTTTTCATCTTGCACAAGCTCAATGGGAAGTGGAAGGTGACTGGGCTGGCTGATTCATGTCGACTGCCGACggaagaggaaaagataCTGCTTTTATGA
- the GCS1_2 gene encoding glutamate--cysteine ligase (BUSCO:EOG09261DGU;~COG:H;~EggNog:ENOG410PFP6;~InterPro:IPR014746,IPR004308;~PFAM:PF03074;~TransMembrane:1 (o463-485i);~go_function: GO:0003824 - catalytic activity [Evidence IEA];~go_function: GO:0004357 - glutamate-cysteine ligase activity [Evidence IEA];~go_process: GO:0006750 - glutathione biosynthetic process [Evidence IEA]): MGLLALGTALEWPEAKKKADQVRKWGIEQLLAIWHRAKGKERDALLWGDEVEYLVVALDDAAKKARLSLAQAEILKSLARDEALWKEGSCTYSQNREHEGEEPPHFHPEFGRFMLEATPGRPWGIDFKDLLKVESNMRWRREVAKAHMAPNESPVTLTTFPRLGTKDDYIQPYYPPSGPALRSQFVPDEIANPHIRFPTLAANIRSRRGRKVELNVPVFKDKNTPQPFKDPTVNYDLHIWPEDDDVRNGAAKDDHVYMDAMAFGMGSCCLQITFQAKNVPEGRKLYDQLSPLGPILLALTAATPIYKGFLVDTDVRWNQIGNAVDDRTKEELGELPLKNDRWRVPKSRYASNSTYISQDPRLRKEYLDPDLIVDEDIKKRLMQDGMDDLLATHFAHLFIRDPIVIFSEDLEELDLNKADHFENLQSTNWQHMRFKPPPPEKHDIGWRVEFRSMEIQMTDFENAAFSIFIVLVTRAILSFDLNFYIPIQRTTENMETAHARNAVLDQRFYFRKNPFSPPVRRQQVSSSESNTSSATHSAYNTPPPSPPLGPVESEYELMSISDIINGSNDGSFPGLIPLVESYLNSVNVDVETRCSLARYLDLIRKRANGTLWTGAKWVREFVAKHPAYKQDSAVPEEICYDLVKAVDEMSVKEGANGSVGWEMLRGRKA, encoded by the exons CAATTGCTCGCGATTTGGCATAGGGCGAAAGGGAAAGAGCGTGATGCCCTTCTTTGGGGAGACGAG GTTGAATatctcgtcgtcgccctggATGATGCAGCAAAAAAGGCTCGCCTATCGCTTGCGCAAGCGGAAATCCTCAAATCGTTGGCCCGAGACGAAGCACTTTGGAAAGAAGGATCATGCACATATTCTCAGAACAGAGAACA TGAGGGTGAGGAGCCGCCTCATTTCCATCCCGAGTTTGGGCGCTTCATGCTGGAGGCTACTCCTGGTCGACCATGGGGGATCGACTTTAAGGATCTTCTCAAGGTGGAGTCTAATATGAGATGGAG GCGAGAGGTGGCAAAAGCACATATGGCGCCGAACGAGTCACCCGTGACCCTGACGACCTTCCCTAGGTTGGGCACGAAAGATGATTACATACAGCCTTATTATCCTCCATCAGGGCCGGCGCTGCGGTCCCAATTTGTTCCAGATGAAATCGCAAACCCTCACATTAGGTTTCCTACGTTGGCAGCTAATATCAGATCAAGAAGAGGTCGGAAGGTTGAATTGAATGTTCCTGTATTCAAAGACAAGAACACTCCCCAGCCGTTCAAGGACCCAACAGTGAACTATGATCTTCACATATggccagaagatgatgacgtCCGAAACGGGGCAGCAAAGGATGACCATGTTTACATGGATGCAATGGCGTTTGGCATGGGAAGTTGCTGCCTTCAGATCACTTTCCAGGCCAAAAATGTCCCGGAGGGAAGGAAATTATATGATCAGCTAAGCCCACTGGGGCCGATACTCTTAGCACTGACGGCTGCCACCCCAATTTACAAGGGATTCCTTGTGGATACAGATGTTCGGTGGAACCAAATTGGTAACGCGGTAGACGACCGAACAAAGGAAGAACTTGGCGAGCTC CCGTTAAAAAATGACAGATGGAGGGTTCCAAAATCAAGATACGCCTCGAATTCGACTTATATATCACAAGACCCTAGACTACGGAAAGAGTACCTGGATCCTGATTTGatcgtggatgaagatattAAGAAACGATTAATGCAAGACGGCATGGACGATCTGCTGGCAACCCATTTTGCGCATCTATTCATTCGTGATCCCATTGTCATTTTCTccgaggatctggaggaatTGGATTTGAACAAAGCTGATCACTTTGAGAACCTGCAATCGACAAATTGGCAACATATGCGGTTCAAGCCACCGCCACCTGAGAAACACGATATCGGCTGGAGGGTTGAATTTCGGTCAATGGAAATTCAAATGACGGACTTTGAAAACGCCGCATTCTCTATTTTCATTGTGCTTGTCACTCGGGCTATCCTGAGTTTTGACCTCAACTTCTACATTCCCATTCAAAGAACAACTGAGAACATGGAGACCGCACATGCACGGAATGCTGTGCTTGACCAAAGGTTTTATTTCCGAAAAAATCCATTCTCGCCACCAGTCCGGAGGCAGCAAGTTTCATCAAGCGAAAGCAATACTTCATCGGCTACACATTCAGCATATAACACACCTCCGCCCTCTCCACCGCTTGGCCCCGTGGAGTCAGAATACGAACTTATGAGCATTTCCGACATCATTAACGGGTCCAACGATGGGTCATTCCCAGGCTTGATTCCCCTTGTTGAGTCCTACCTGAACAGTGTGAACGTAGATGTTGAAACCCGCTGTTCATTGGCGAGGTATCTCGACTTAATACGGAAACGGGCGAACGGCACTTTATGGACCGGTGCCAAGTGGGTTCGAGAATTTGTCGCAAAACATCCTGCGTACAAGCAGGACAGCGCCGTGCCCGAAGAAATCTGCTATGATCTTGTGAAAGCTGTTGATGAGATGAGCGTTAAAGAAGGAGCAAATGGGAGCGTCGGATGGGAGATGCTTAGAGGTAGGAAGGCATGA